In Brassica napus cultivar Da-Ae unplaced genomic scaffold, Da-Ae ScsIHWf_77;HRSCAF=142, whole genome shotgun sequence, one DNA window encodes the following:
- the LOC106445489 gene encoding cytochrome P450 81D11: METKALIFTVLFIVLTLRFLIGKLKRHPNLPPSPPWSLPVIGHLRLLKPPIHRTFLSISQSLGDAPIFSLRLGNRLVFVNSSHSIAEECFTKNDVVLANRPNFILAKHVAYDYTTVIAASYGDHWRNLRRIGSLEIFSNHRLNSFLSIRKDEIRRLILRLSRNFSQEYAKVEMKSMLSDLTFNNIIRMVAGKRYYGDGVEEDPEAKRVRQLIADVVALAGAGNAVDYLPFLRWVSDYEKRAMKLASRLDEFLQGLVDEKRDAKEKGNTMVDHLLSLQETQPDYFTDRIIKGNMVALILAGTDTSAVTLEWALSNLLNHPDVLKKARDEIDCKVGLDRLIDESDISNLPYLQNIVSETLRLYPSVPMLLPHVASEDCKVGAYDMPSGTILLTSAWAIHRDPQLWEDPTSFKPERFEKEGESQKLMPFGLGRRACPGSGLAHRLINLTLGSLIQCLEWERIGEEKVDMSEGKGGTMPKAKPLEAMCRARASVGKIFHEGA; this comes from the exons ATGGAAACCAAAGCCCTAATTTTCACAGTTCTCTTCATAGTTCTCACACTCAGATTCTTGATCGGAAAACTCAAGCGACACCCTAACCTCCCTCCCTCTCCGCCATGGTCGTTGCCGGTGATCGGTCACCTCCGCCTCCTCAAACCGCCGATCCACCGAACTTTCCTCTCCATATCTCAATCTCTAGGCGACGCTCCCATCTTCTCCCTCCGCCTCGGTAACCGACTCGTTTTCGTGAACTCCTCACACTCCATCGCCGAGGAGTGCTTCACCAAGAACGACGTCGTCCTAGCGAACCGCCCAAACTTCATCCTCGCCAAGCACGTCGCGTATGACTACACAACCGTGATCGCAGCTTCGTACGGAGACCACTGGCGCAACCTCCGCCGCATCGGCTCCCTCGAGATATTCTCCAATCATCGGCTCAACAGCTTCTTGTCTATCCGTAAGGATGAGATCAGGCGGTTGATACTACGTCTCTCCAGAAACTTTTCACAA GAATATGCGAAGGTGGAGATGAAGTCAATGTTATCTGACTTGACATTCAACAATATCATCAGAATGGTGGCTGGAAAACGTTACTACGGCGACGGTGTTGAGGAGGATCCAGAGGCTAAAAGAGTCAGGCAGCTTATTGCGGATGTGGTGGCTCTAGCTGGCGCTGGAAACGCTGTTGATTACTTACCGTTCTTGCGTTGGGTTTCAGATTACGAGAAACGTGCCATGAAGCTGGCGAGTAGATTGGACGAGTTCTTGCAAGGGTTGGTCGATGAGAAACGAGACGCTAAGGAGAAGGGCAACACGATGGTCGATCACTTGCTTTCTCTGCAAGAAACGCAGCCTGATTACTTCACTGATCGCATCATCAAAGGAAACATGGTT GCCTTGATACTAGCGGGGACTGATACATCAGCGGTGACATTAGAATGGGCTTTGTCGAACTTGTTGAACCATCCGGATGTATTGAAAAAGGCGAGAGATGAGATTGATTGTAAGGTGGGTTTAGACAGGCTTATAGACGAGTCAGACATCTCCAATCTGCCGTATCTTCAGAACATTGTGTCTGAGACGTTACGCCTGTATCCTTCCGTCCCCATGCTGCTTCCTCACGTGGCCTCGGAAGATTGTAAAGTAGGGGCATACGACATGCCTAGTGGGACGATACTATTGACCAGCGCATGGGCTATACACAGAGATCCACAGCTATGGGAGGACCCCACGAGTTTTAAGCCAGAGAGGTTCGAGAAAGAAGGAGAATCTCAGAAGCTAATGCCGTTTGGGTTAGGAAGAAGAGCGTGTCCTGGTTCAGGACTGGCTCATCGGCTAATAAACCTGACTCTTGGGTCATTGATTCAGTGTTTGGAATGGGAGAGGATTGGAGAAGAGAAAGTGGATATGAGTGAAGGCAAAGGTGGTACAATGCCTAAAGCCAAGCCTCTGGAAGCCATGTGCAGAGCACGTGCCTCTGTTGGTAAAATCTTCCACGAGGGAGCTTGA
- the LOC106407161 gene encoding lysine-rich arabinogalactan protein 18, with protein sequence MERNSLLTVALLCIVVAGVGGQSPASSPTRSPAAPSAPTTSPANPPAATPPSTPMAKTPASSPVEAPKSPAPVVSSPPPTPVPESSPPSPSPKASAPVSSPPAPAPEALTPPAPVAAPAADVPAPAPKKHKKSKKHQAPAPAPELDSPPAPPTEAPGPSSDDASSPGPATSADDQSGAESTRMLRNVAVGAAATACAVLVMVF encoded by the exons atggaaCGTAACTCCCTCTTAACGGTTGCATTGCTCTGCATTGTAGTCGCCGGCGTCGGTGGCCAATCTCCTGCCTCCTCTCCAACTAGATCTCCCGCCGCTCCTTCTGCTCCAACTACTTCCCCTGCTAACCCTCCGGCCGCTACTCCTCCCTCCACTCCCATGGCTAAAACGCCGGCTTCCTCACCAGTGGAAGCACCAAAGTCTCCGGCTCCTGTAGTATCGTCTCCACCGCCGACTCCTGTTCCCGAGAGCTCTCCACCGTCTCCTTCACCCAAGGCTTCCGCTCCGGTGAGCTCTCCACCAGCTCCAGCACCAGAAGCACTTACTCCACCGGCTCCAGTAGCCGCTCCGGCCGCTGATGTACCGGCTCCGGCTCCAAAAAAGCATAAGAAGTCCAAGAAGCATCAAGCACCGGCCCCGGCTCCCGAACTTGACAGTCCACCTGCACCACCGACAGAAGCTCCTGGCCCTAGCTCCGACGACGCAAGCTCTCCCGGTCCAGCCACATCCGCCGACGATCAG AGCGGAGCAGAGAGCACAAGAATGTTGCGGAATGTAGCGGTGGGAGCGGCTGCAACCGCCTGTGCCGTTCTCGTTATGGTCTTTTAa